From the Martelella mediterranea DSM 17316 genome, one window contains:
- a CDS encoding heavy-metal-associated domain-containing protein, translating into MTETLKIEGMGCGGCITTVTKALSAVPGISDVDVSLEKHEARFALNAPATREQAVKAVEDAGYDVKG; encoded by the coding sequence ATGACCGAGACCTTGAAGATTGAAGGCATGGGCTGCGGTGGCTGCATAACGACCGTGACCAAGGCGCTTTCCGCTGTGCCGGGCATTTCCGACGTGGATGTCAGCCTCGAGAAACACGAGGCGCGGTTTGCTTTAAATGCGCCGGCAACGCGCGAGCAGGCTGTAAAGGCCGTCGAGGATGCCGGCTACGACGTGAAGGGGTGA
- a CDS encoding LysE family translocator, whose product MDLHIWLAFAAASTALLLIPGPTVLLVLSYALSQGRRVALATVAGVALGDFIAMTASLAGLGALVLASAQLFMVLKWIGAAYLVYLGFKLFRSKGVGDAVPSASEAALPPRHVFTHALMVTALNPKSIVFFIAFVPQFVKPEAPLAPQFAILISTFVTLAALNALAYALAADRLRKKLASPVVTALLPHLGGGALMAMGIATAAWRRAAS is encoded by the coding sequence ATGGACCTGCATATCTGGCTCGCCTTTGCCGCCGCCTCGACAGCGCTGCTGCTGATCCCTGGGCCGACGGTGCTGCTGGTGCTGAGCTATGCCTTGAGCCAGGGCCGGCGGGTGGCGCTGGCGACGGTCGCGGGCGTCGCGCTCGGCGATTTCATCGCCATGACCGCCTCGCTGGCCGGCCTCGGCGCGCTGGTGCTGGCCTCGGCGCAACTGTTCATGGTGCTGAAATGGATCGGCGCGGCCTATCTCGTCTATCTCGGCTTCAAGCTGTTTCGCAGCAAGGGCGTCGGCGATGCCGTGCCCTCGGCGTCGGAAGCCGCCCTCCCGCCCCGGCATGTCTTCACCCATGCCCTGATGGTGACCGCTCTCAACCCGAAATCGATCGTGTTCTTCATCGCCTTCGTGCCGCAATTCGTGAAGCCGGAAGCGCCGCTCGCGCCGCAATTCGCCATCCTGATTTCGACCTTCGTCACCCTCGCCGCGCTCAACGCGCTGGCCTATGCGCTTGCCGCCGACAGGCTTCGGAAAAAGCTCGCCTCCCCGGTCGTCACCGCCCTTCTGCCCCACCTCGGCGGCGGCGCGCTGATGGCCATGGGCATTGCCACGGCGGCATGGCGACGGGCGGCGTCGTAA